From the genome of Candidatus Electrothrix communis, one region includes:
- a CDS encoding DUF2892 domain-containing protein, with protein MIVTDWIHSIAGFFIIVGLALGFDCGGNSIFVHQYFLFLPLFVGLNLFQFGFSKFCPLGIILKKLGVPETRKGGGSCCGK; from the coding sequence ATGATAGTCACTGATTGGATTCACAGCATTGCGGGTTTTTTTATTATTGTCGGCCTTGCTTTGGGCTTTGACTGCGGCGGCAACTCGATCTTTGTTCACCAATACTTTCTCTTCCTGCCCCTTTTTGTCGGCCTGAACCTGTTTCAGTTCGGCTTCAGCAAATTCTGCCCGCTGGGCATTATCCTCAAGAAGCTGGGTGTGCCGGAAACCAGAAAAGGCGGCGGAAGTTGTTGCGGGAAATAA
- a CDS encoding Xaa-Pro peptidase family protein: MIKQRVKKIQKALQRRNLDAVLITEPHNRRYLSGYTATDHGIQETTGVLLIPKKGKPWLLTDSRFVLQAEEEAQGFTVELYKKGLYALLKKLLPALNVRRLGFESHYFLHSSAGKLEEMAEKIKVELVPLLDLVERMRMIKTEEEIQQIKKSVLLNEQVFQSVHKTLAPGMTELEIALALEQTMRKMGAEGPSFETIVAFGSNAAKPHAVPTNRVLQDGEIVLVDMGLVLQGYCSDMTRTFVVGKPKKKFIQRLRVVRKAQLAGIKAIRAGALCRQVDQAARKVIADAGYGDFFGHSLGHGVGLAVHESPGLGPRNRKKLQAGMIVTIEPGIYLPNWGGIRLENMAVVREEDCEVLNQDTTGLDL, encoded by the coding sequence ATGATCAAACAACGCGTAAAAAAAATCCAGAAGGCCCTCCAGCGACGGAACCTGGATGCCGTCCTCATTACTGAGCCACATAATCGGCGCTATTTAAGTGGCTACACAGCTACGGACCACGGTATCCAGGAAACTACAGGGGTGTTGCTTATCCCCAAAAAAGGCAAACCCTGGCTGCTAACAGATTCCCGTTTTGTCTTACAGGCAGAAGAGGAGGCCCAGGGCTTTACAGTTGAGCTCTACAAAAAAGGATTATATGCCCTGCTCAAAAAACTATTACCAGCCTTGAACGTTCGACGCTTGGGTTTTGAAAGCCATTATTTTCTCCACTCATCTGCTGGCAAATTGGAGGAGATGGCGGAGAAAATCAAGGTCGAGCTGGTCCCGCTGCTTGATTTGGTTGAACGGATGCGGATGATCAAGACCGAAGAAGAGATCCAGCAAATAAAAAAATCCGTCCTGTTGAACGAGCAGGTATTCCAATCCGTCCACAAGACGCTTGCTCCGGGCATGACCGAGCTTGAGATCGCCCTAGCCCTGGAACAGACCATGCGAAAAATGGGGGCTGAGGGTCCGAGTTTTGAGACTATTGTCGCCTTTGGCAGCAATGCGGCAAAACCCCATGCCGTGCCCACCAATCGGGTCTTGCAAGACGGTGAAATCGTCTTGGTTGATATGGGGTTGGTCCTGCAAGGATATTGTTCGGATATGACCCGCACCTTTGTTGTCGGTAAACCGAAGAAAAAATTTATCCAACGTCTGCGGGTGGTGCGCAAGGCCCAACTGGCCGGGATAAAGGCCATCCGGGCCGGTGCTCTTTGTCGCCAAGTTGATCAGGCGGCCCGCAAGGTTATTGCTGATGCTGGCTATGGCGATTTTTTCGGGCATAGCCTGGGGCACGGGGTTGGACTGGCTGTCCATGAATCTCCGGGGCTGGGACCGAGAAACAGGAAAAAGCTTCAGGCCGGGATGATTGTCACCATTGAGCCGGGAATCTATCTCCCCAACTGGGGTGGAATCCGCTTGGAGAACATGGCAGTTGTCCGGGAGGAGGATTGCGAAGTGCTCAACCAGGACACCACCGGGCTTGATCTCTAG
- a CDS encoding multiheme c-type cytochrome produces the protein MKHLSLLLLCCSALCWTAAGYSHELPEGAVPLVKSKECAPCHPTIYREWQESFHAKSSTLKDPAHGAVHQAFLKAMEKKGKKGNYHCANCHAPMANNIKDLMTGAAELDSENWTHTEGTGCTFCHRIESIVEKENFNQYRLNKDGAFHTSRPAKENLPHKTGPSALFAEGKVCMGCHSHKLNGKKVPICMMKDEAQGNCLECHMPAVEGRAAVGTDGKTHRSHKMPGGHDIEMLKKAATLDAKITSEGEERSLVVTVQNMIKHTFPSTNPMRIAFVKVVAKDKDGKKVWENFKESPMEDKQALFFKAFKAGEKVGVPSWAAEAVAFDTRLKAGETREITYPLADPAISQVDVMLIYRLFPPKAIKGFGIPEDGVNEKAYPVAKKSLTL, from the coding sequence ATGAAGCATCTATCCCTGTTACTCCTCTGCTGCTCAGCACTCTGCTGGACCGCTGCCGGATACAGCCATGAGCTCCCAGAGGGAGCTGTTCCTTTGGTAAAATCTAAAGAATGCGCTCCCTGCCATCCCACCATCTACAGGGAATGGCAAGAATCATTTCACGCCAAGTCCTCAACCCTCAAGGACCCAGCCCACGGGGCGGTTCATCAGGCCTTTCTCAAGGCTATGGAGAAAAAAGGCAAAAAAGGTAATTACCATTGCGCCAACTGCCATGCCCCAATGGCTAATAATATTAAAGACTTGATGACCGGTGCAGCTGAGCTCGATAGCGAAAACTGGACCCATACAGAGGGCACAGGCTGCACCTTTTGCCATCGCATTGAATCCATTGTCGAGAAAGAAAATTTCAATCAGTATCGACTGAATAAGGACGGTGCCTTTCATACCAGTAGACCTGCCAAAGAAAATCTTCCGCATAAGACAGGGCCTTCAGCCTTATTTGCTGAGGGTAAGGTCTGTATGGGCTGCCATAGCCATAAGCTGAACGGGAAAAAAGTGCCTATCTGCATGATGAAGGACGAGGCCCAAGGCAATTGCCTTGAATGCCATATGCCTGCGGTCGAGGGCAGAGCCGCCGTAGGAACAGATGGCAAAACCCATCGTTCGCACAAGATGCCTGGCGGCCATGATATAGAGATGCTGAAAAAGGCGGCAACCCTTGATGCGAAAATTACCTCTGAAGGCGAAGAACGCAGCCTTGTGGTGACGGTACAAAACATGATCAAGCATACCTTTCCCTCAACCAATCCCATGCGCATCGCCTTTGTTAAGGTGGTTGCCAAGGATAAGGACGGGAAAAAGGTTTGGGAGAATTTTAAAGAAAGCCCGATGGAAGATAAGCAGGCCCTGTTCTTTAAGGCGTTTAAGGCTGGAGAAAAGGTCGGGGTACCGTCCTGGGCTGCTGAGGCTGTTGCCTTTGATACACGGCTCAAGGCCGGAGAGACACGCGAGATCACCTATCCGCTTGCAGACCCGGCAATCAGCCAGGTGGATGTGATGCTGATCTACCGCCTCTTCCCGCCCAAGGCAATTAAGGGCTTTGGAATTCCTGAAGACGGGGTGAATGAAAAAGCCTACCCGGTGGCCAAGAAGAGCCTGACCCTGTAA
- a CDS encoding septal ring lytic transglycosylase RlpA family protein, which yields MSTTKSSRWKNLVLAPLLLLCLLLLMNGCMRKKLSSESRNPASEIEALEKKEEEKRKKEQEKKEAESGQQEESEQQGKQQKKKKRKKLPATQRPYVIEGQTYCPISSAEGYEETGLASWYGDPFHGRKTANGETYDMYGVTAAHKTLPMNTMLLVKNLTNGKTTTVRINDRGPFVDGRIIDLSYTTAKKLGVVQHGTEKVQLIALCATNEQDTDQELVADAAEENQGGRKKEKEEEGGIPVLVAQGKMKISKARSQAKSQALVRDTGAMCAVILPNGKKQRVRQDFDKGNFYIQVASFEKKKKARKLARTFAGKGRNVIIQEFAAAGASLFRVLVFSSTSLKEAKKHKEELSKQGYEHAFVIARDDPPKKSKKIALKGRKELADKIAVK from the coding sequence ATGAGCACAACAAAATCATCTCGCTGGAAGAATCTTGTCCTTGCCCCCCTCCTGTTGCTCTGCCTGCTGCTACTTATGAACGGCTGTATGCGTAAAAAGCTTTCTTCAGAGTCCAGAAACCCTGCTTCTGAGATTGAAGCGCTTGAGAAAAAAGAAGAAGAGAAAAGAAAGAAAGAACAAGAAAAAAAAGAAGCAGAGTCTGGACAACAAGAGGAGTCGGAACAGCAGGGCAAACAACAGAAAAAAAAGAAGCGGAAAAAACTGCCCGCAACCCAACGTCCTTATGTCATTGAGGGGCAGACCTATTGTCCCATTTCTTCTGCTGAGGGCTACGAGGAAACAGGGCTGGCCTCCTGGTACGGTGATCCTTTTCACGGTCGCAAAACTGCCAACGGCGAGACCTATGATATGTACGGGGTGACAGCGGCCCATAAGACCCTGCCTATGAACACCATGCTCTTGGTGAAGAATCTGACCAATGGCAAGACAACCACTGTTCGTATCAATGACCGAGGTCCCTTTGTTGATGGCCGAATTATTGATCTGAGTTATACCACGGCCAAGAAGCTGGGGGTTGTCCAACACGGGACAGAGAAAGTGCAGCTGATCGCCCTTTGCGCAACAAATGAGCAGGATACAGACCAGGAACTCGTTGCTGATGCAGCGGAGGAAAATCAGGGAGGACGGAAAAAAGAGAAAGAAGAGGAAGGAGGTATCCCTGTCCTTGTTGCGCAGGGAAAAATGAAAATATCCAAGGCAAGGTCTCAAGCAAAATCTCAAGCCTTGGTCCGCGATACCGGAGCCATGTGCGCGGTTATCCTTCCCAACGGCAAGAAACAGCGAGTCCGCCAAGACTTTGATAAGGGCAATTTTTACATTCAGGTCGCCAGCTTTGAAAAGAAAAAGAAGGCCCGCAAGCTGGCACGTACCTTTGCTGGCAAAGGACGGAATGTGATCATCCAGGAATTTGCCGCAGCCGGAGCCAGTCTTTTTCGGGTTCTGGTGTTCAGCAGTACTTCCTTAAAGGAAGCAAAAAAACATAAAGAGGAGCTGAGCAAGCAGGGCTATGAACACGCCTTTGTTATTGCGAGGGATGACCCACCGAAAAAAAGTAAAAAGATAGCCCTGAAGGGAAGGAAAGAGTTGGCCGACAAGATAGCGGTCAAGTAA
- a CDS encoding class I SAM-dependent DNA methyltransferase, with protein sequence MAKKNKTEEPIEKQLFKAADKLRKNIDAAEYKHVVLGLIFLKYISDSFEDLHTKLVAGAGEYEDADPEDKDEYTAENVFFVPQNARWSHLLSRAKLPEIGKDIDTAMDAIEKENPSLKGVLPKVYARQQLDPASLGGLIDLIGNIAFGDAKARSADVLGHVFEYFLGEFALAEGKKGGQFYTPRSVVQLLVAMLEPYKGRVLDPCCGSGGMFIQSEKFVVEHQGRINDISIYGQESNRTTWRLAKMNLAIRQIESSQVQWNNEGSFLNNAHKDLKADYVIANPPFNDSDWSGDQLRNDGRWKYGTPPAGNANYAWIQHFLYHLNPQGQAGFVLAKGALTSNTSGEGEIRKSLVEARLVDCIVNLPAKLFLNTQIPASLWFLSRNRASGDFRNRVDEILFIDARNMGHLINRRTREFSDEDLSTITETYHAWRNPDGDYEDVKGFCKSAAVKEVAELGYVLTPGRYVGLAVEEDDFDFKERFTTLQAEFAEQLQEEERLNGVIAEKLAKVVVDG encoded by the coding sequence ATGGCCAAGAAAAACAAGACCGAAGAACCCATAGAAAAGCAGCTGTTCAAGGCCGCAGATAAGCTCCGCAAAAATATTGATGCAGCAGAGTATAAGCACGTTGTGTTAGGGCTGATCTTCTTGAAATATATTTCTGATTCCTTTGAAGACCTGCATACAAAGCTTGTTGCCGGTGCAGGGGAATATGAAGATGCTGATCCGGAAGACAAGGACGAATATACAGCAGAAAACGTTTTCTTTGTTCCGCAAAATGCCCGCTGGTCTCATCTGCTTTCACGGGCCAAGTTGCCCGAGATCGGCAAAGACATTGACACGGCAATGGATGCCATTGAAAAAGAAAACCCTTCTCTCAAAGGCGTGCTGCCCAAGGTCTACGCCCGCCAACAGCTTGACCCTGCCTCGCTGGGCGGTCTTATCGACCTAATAGGAAATATAGCCTTCGGTGATGCCAAGGCCCGCAGTGCTGATGTGCTTGGTCATGTGTTTGAATACTTCCTGGGTGAATTTGCTTTAGCTGAAGGCAAAAAGGGGGGCCAGTTCTACACCCCTCGGTCAGTGGTGCAGCTACTGGTTGCAATGCTGGAGCCCTACAAAGGCCGGGTGCTTGATCCTTGTTGCGGATCTGGGGGAATGTTTATTCAATCAGAAAAGTTTGTGGTCGAGCATCAGGGCCGAATCAATGATATTTCCATCTATGGGCAGGAAAGCAACCGGACAACGTGGCGGCTGGCCAAAATGAATCTGGCAATCCGCCAAATAGAAAGCTCTCAGGTGCAATGGAACAATGAGGGCTCGTTTCTCAATAATGCCCATAAGGATTTAAAGGCTGATTATGTCATAGCCAACCCGCCTTTTAATGATAGCGATTGGAGCGGGGATCAGCTGCGCAACGACGGACGGTGGAAATACGGAACACCGCCTGCCGGGAATGCAAATTATGCCTGGATTCAACATTTCCTCTATCATCTGAATCCTCAAGGGCAGGCCGGGTTTGTGCTGGCAAAGGGTGCGCTGACCTCAAATACCTCCGGTGAAGGGGAAATCAGAAAATCCTTGGTTGAAGCGCGGTTGGTTGACTGCATTGTCAATCTTCCGGCAAAGCTCTTTCTTAATACGCAGATTCCGGCCTCGTTATGGTTTCTCAGTCGGAACAGAGCAAGCGGTGATTTTCGCAATCGGGTTGATGAAATCCTGTTCATTGATGCCCGCAACATGGGCCACCTGATCAACCGGCGCACCCGTGAGTTTTCCGATGAGGATCTCAGCACCATTACTGAAACCTATCATGCATGGCGCAATCCGGATGGTGATTATGAAGATGTGAAAGGGTTTTGTAAATCCGCTGCGGTCAAGGAGGTGGCAGAACTGGGCTATGTGCTCACACCGGGGCGCTATGTGGGCTTGGCTGTTGAAGAGGATGATTTTGACTTTAAGGAACGCTTCACGACCTTGCAGGCGGAGTTTGCAGAGCAGTTGCAGGAGGAAGAGCGGTTGAATGGGGTGATTGCTGAGAAGTTGGCAAAGGTGGTTGTTGATGGATGA
- a CDS encoding restriction endonuclease subunit S yields MDEWKETTLSEVTSILGDGLHGTPIYDETGEYFFINGNNLNNGKILIKENTKKANADEYEKYKKDLNDRTIFVSINGTLGNIALYNGEKCILGKSACWTKPLRGRQTPYIHLCGEYLVAAYIFCNNSITAMQVHCHYPIITQRRLQ; encoded by the coding sequence ATGGATGAGTGGAAGGAAACAACCTTAAGTGAAGTTACATCTATTCTTGGAGATGGTCTTCACGGTACGCCAATATATGATGAAACTGGCGAATATTTTTTTATAAATGGAAATAACTTAAACAATGGAAAGATTCTTATTAAAGAGAATACTAAAAAAGCAAATGCGGATGAGTATGAAAAGTATAAAAAAGATTTAAATGACAGGACAATTTTTGTGTCCATTAATGGCACATTGGGGAATATAGCGCTGTATAATGGCGAAAAATGTATTTTGGGTAAAAGCGCTTGTTGGACGAAGCCGCTACGCGGCAGACAAACCCCGTACATCCACCTCTGCGGTGAATATCTTGTAGCAGCCTATATCTTTTGCAATAATAGTATAACGGCAATGCAAGTGCACTGCCATTATCCTATTATTACACAGAGGAGGTTACAATGA
- a CDS encoding site-specific integrase, translating into MNCTMPSDPHFNLLYQKHIKHLKLNGLQPKTIDAYSRSIRRIGNYFECQIDNLTSDQLLDYFNELLDCRSWSAVKLDLYGLKFFYSRVLNRTWEDIP; encoded by the coding sequence ATGAACTGCACGATGCCAAGCGATCCACACTTCAATCTGCTTTATCAAAAACATATCAAACATCTGAAACTTAACGGCTTACAACCAAAGACCATTGATGCCTATTCACGGTCGATCAGGCGAATCGGCAATTATTTCGAGTGTCAAATCGACAATCTCACATCCGACCAGCTCCTTGATTACTTTAACGAACTTTTGGATTGTCGCTCATGGAGCGCAGTCAAGCTCGACCTGTATGGGCTGAAGTTCTTTTATTCCAGGGTGCTGAACAGAACCTGGGAGGATATCCCCTGA
- a CDS encoding tyrosine-type recombinase/integrase: protein MRLGEGIALKTSDIDASNRRVHIRDAKGNKDRLVPLPEKTLQILRNFWSVHQHPKFLFPNRKRGLKNVHLVETPLNRGGIQAAMKAVVGQLNIKKISCHSLRHSYATHMLEAGVDLVELQQILGHVSILTTSRYTHLTAVTNSNARQAVNSLTDTFDITWEGVK, encoded by the coding sequence CTGCGCCTCGGCGAGGGCATTGCCCTGAAAACAAGCGACATTGACGCCAGCAATAGGCGGGTCCACATTCGCGACGCCAAAGGCAACAAGGACAGGCTGGTTCCTTTGCCTGAAAAAACCCTTCAGATTCTAAGAAATTTCTGGTCCGTTCACCAGCACCCCAAATTCCTCTTTCCAAACAGGAAACGGGGACTGAAAAACGTCCACTTGGTTGAAACGCCTTTAAATCGAGGAGGTATTCAAGCTGCCATGAAGGCTGTGGTTGGACAGCTCAACATAAAAAAAATCTCATGCCATTCCCTGCGCCACAGTTATGCCACCCATATGTTGGAAGCCGGGGTTGACCTTGTTGAACTCCAACAGATACTCGGTCATGTCAGCATCCTGACCACATCCCGATATACCCATCTTACCGCTGTCACCAACAGCAACGCCCGTCAGGCCGTCAACTCCCTGACCGATACCTTTGATATCACTTGGGAGGGCGTCAAATGA
- a CDS encoding transposase zinc-binding domain-containing protein yields the protein MILLSTIINRFKEQFLAQYQAFVLPSHKKALWAMAKCRTEHSLQMLARCANHECGTEIYIPHSCGHRNCPHCQNHESSNWIEKQLNKRLPAPYFLVTFTLPAQLRDLAWRNQKIVYSQMFASVKETLKTFTANDKKLGGEAGFTAILHTHARNLDHHPHIHVVMPGASINKKTGLWHKRGLNTSLTTRPWQRFFGQRCLRP from the coding sequence ATGATTTTGCTCTCCACGATTATTAATCGATTCAAGGAACAGTTTTTAGCGCAATATCAGGCTTTCGTTCTGCCCAGCCACAAAAAAGCGCTGTGGGCCATGGCCAAGTGCAGGACGGAACACAGCCTGCAGATGCTTGCGCGGTGTGCGAACCATGAATGCGGAACAGAAATCTATATTCCTCATTCCTGCGGCCATAGAAACTGTCCGCACTGTCAGAACCATGAAAGCAGCAACTGGATCGAAAAGCAACTGAACAAGCGGCTGCCGGCTCCCTATTTTCTGGTTACCTTTACCCTGCCTGCTCAACTCAGGGATCTTGCCTGGAGAAATCAGAAAATCGTTTATTCACAGATGTTCGCTTCGGTCAAAGAGACTCTGAAAACCTTTACTGCAAATGACAAAAAACTCGGCGGAGAAGCGGGATTTACCGCTATCCTCCATACCCATGCAAGAAATCTTGATCATCACCCCCACATCCATGTGGTCATGCCCGGAGCAAGCATCAACAAAAAAACAGGGTTGTGGCATAAAAGGGGGCTGAATACCTCTTTAACCACAAGGCCTTGGCAAAGGTTTTTCGGGCAAAGATGCTTACGGCCATAG
- a CDS encoding transposase, whose amino-acid sequence MLTAIVEQGLKLPKDCPEKWVVDCKSVGNGDKAIIYLGKYLYRGVIQEKDILKCENGMVTFRYLHAKTGKYRSREVTGEEFLSLLMLHVLPKGFRRARCYGFLHPCSKKLIRFLQLVLRVNPFTLFSAEQPKKAAIICPNCGAEMKIIRTRVRKPPPLRPAVCIA is encoded by the coding sequence ATGCTTACGGCCATAGTTGAGCAAGGCCTGAAACTGCCAAAGGATTGCCCGGAAAAGTGGGTTGTCGACTGCAAGAGCGTCGGCAACGGAGACAAGGCGATCATCTATCTCGGCAAATATCTCTACCGGGGCGTAATTCAGGAAAAGGATATCCTGAAGTGCGAAAACGGCATGGTTACCTTCAGGTATCTTCACGCCAAAACCGGCAAATACAGGTCCAGGGAGGTGACCGGAGAAGAATTCCTCTCTCTGCTCATGCTGCACGTCTTGCCCAAAGGGTTTCGCAGGGCACGCTGTTACGGTTTTCTGCATCCGTGCAGCAAAAAGCTCATCCGATTTCTCCAACTGGTGCTTAGGGTCAACCCGTTTACATTATTCAGTGCTGAGCAACCCAAAAAAGCTGCTATCATCTGCCCGAACTGCGGGGCGGAAATGAAAATCATTCGGACTAGGGTGAGGAAGCCGCCTCCTCTCCGGCCAGCTGTTTGCATCGCATAA
- a CDS encoding restriction endonuclease subunit S, which translates to MKYLVTNRDFQKYIENFATGTTIPNVSLKTMREYSFLLPPLPEQKAIASVLSGLDDKIDLLHCQNKTLEAMAETLFRQWFVEEAGDDWEEKSLYDCIKLIGGGTPKTSIDKYWNGDIGWLSAKDITPNHKGVVLSTEKAITTEGLNNSSTKILPRFSTIISARGTVGKYALLAEGMAFSQSNYGIMPKYEECYFFTYLLVANVVDELLSAAYGSVFDTITTKTFKEQCVTVPFGKEIVRFENEVSPLFHKIINNSKQINTLENLRDTLLPKLMSGEVRVHHD; encoded by the coding sequence ATTAAATATTTAGTTACAAATAGAGACTTTCAAAAATATATAGAAAACTTTGCAACAGGAACAACTATTCCGAATGTCTCATTAAAAACTATGAGGGAATATAGTTTCTTGCTTCCTCCTCTCCCCGAACAAAAGGCCATAGCCTCGGTTCTCTCCGGCCTTGACGACAAAATAGACCTGCTCCACTGCCAGAATAAAACCCTTGAGGCAATGGCGGAAACGCTGTTCAGGCAGTGGTTTGTTGAAGAGGCGGGGGATGATTGGGAAGAAAAATCATTATACGACTGCATCAAGCTGATAGGCGGCGGAACTCCGAAAACATCAATTGATAAATACTGGAATGGTGATATTGGCTGGCTTTCAGCAAAAGACATAACGCCTAATCATAAAGGTGTTGTTTTGTCTACAGAAAAAGCAATAACAACTGAAGGATTAAACAACAGTTCAACAAAAATTCTGCCCCGATTCAGCACGATCATTTCCGCAAGAGGCACTGTTGGAAAATATGCTCTTTTAGCTGAAGGCATGGCATTCAGCCAATCAAATTATGGTATTATGCCAAAATACGAAGAGTGCTATTTTTTTACATATCTTCTTGTAGCTAACGTTGTCGATGAGCTTTTAAGCGCGGCGTATGGCAGCGTTTTTGATACAATCACGACAAAAACTTTTAAAGAACAGTGTGTAACTGTCCCATTTGGAAAAGAAATTGTACGTTTTGAAAATGAGGTTTCTCCACTTTTCCATAAAATTATAAACAACTCAAAACAAATCAACACCCTCGAAAACCTCCGCGACACTCTACTTCCCAAACTCATGAGCGGAGAGGTACGAGTACACCATGACTGA